A stretch of Kaistella flava (ex Peng et al. 2021) DNA encodes these proteins:
- a CDS encoding CYTH domain-containing protein, translated as MGVEIERKFLVNHDKWEQVEKPSGEFYRQGYLLTDPKKTIRVRQTSDKGFLTIKGISVGATRAEYEYEIPFEEAKELLDQFSVAELSKIRYKISIDNHIWEVDVFSGKNEGLIVAEIELKSEDETFEIPGWIDREVTGEEKYYNSNLVSEPFSNWK; from the coding sequence ATGGGAGTAGAAATAGAAAGAAAATTTTTGGTCAATCACGACAAATGGGAACAAGTAGAAAAACCTTCGGGCGAATTTTACCGTCAAGGTTATTTATTAACCGATCCGAAGAAAACAATTCGGGTGCGACAGACTTCAGATAAAGGGTTTTTAACGATTAAAGGAATTTCTGTTGGCGCAACAAGAGCAGAATATGAATATGAAATTCCGTTCGAGGAAGCCAAAGAATTGTTGGATCAATTTTCAGTTGCTGAACTTTCAAAGATCAGATATAAGATTTCTATCGACAATCATATCTGGGAAGTTGATGTGTTTTCAGGAAAGAATGAAGGATTAATTGTGGCAGAAATCGAATTGAAAAGTGAAGATGAAACCTTTGAAATTCCAGGCTGGATTGACAGAGAAGTAACGGGAGAAGAAAAATATTACAATTCGAACTTGGTGAGTGAGCCTTTTTCTAATTGGAAATAG
- a CDS encoding RDD family protein codes for MKISELKESKTIRRPTKAFDKSGNRIYEELQYDFPFREIQNLFGSERLFSKIIDILPLFLILHVFFHFELLHSFLYAIPAVIISGTILETIFGSTLGKKIFDLKVIDDFGRFPNFSKSLKRNLLCLINLFPSFYDFQSKSSGVWLTGVNFNMQLNNKFCKTYVVKSKVAEKIKEMLNSERFFTI; via the coding sequence TTGAAAATATCTGAATTAAAAGAAAGTAAAACTATTCGTAGGCCAACTAAAGCTTTCGATAAATCGGGAAATAGAATTTATGAGGAATTGCAATATGATTTTCCGTTTAGGGAAATACAAAATCTATTCGGGAGTGAAAGATTATTTTCAAAAATCATTGATATATTGCCTCTTTTCTTGATCTTACATGTGTTTTTTCATTTTGAACTGTTACACAGTTTTCTTTATGCTATACCAGCAGTTATTATTAGTGGAACTATTTTGGAAACAATTTTCGGAAGTACTCTTGGGAAGAAAATATTTGATTTAAAAGTTATTGATGATTTTGGCCGTTTTCCTAATTTTTCTAAATCTTTAAAAAGAAATCTTTTGTGTTTAATAAATTTATTTCCCAGCTTTTATGACTTTCAATCCAAATCTTCTGGTGTTTGGTTAACAGGCGTGAATTTTAATATGCAGTTAAATAATAAATTTTGCAAAACTTATGTGGTAAAATCAAAGGTTGCTGAAAAGATAAAGGAGATGTTAAATAGCGAGAGATTCTTTACTATCTAA
- a CDS encoding DMT family transporter, translating to MFKDPKLVFAIITVALVWGTTFLGIRVAVETIPPWFVAGIRQFLAGIILLIILLFSKKLKWIGWKNFRNQIILASLMLVVANGMTTVAEKSLTSSLASLISSTSPLLVFILSIIFSMQKFSIRGLIGVLIGFSGILLIFKDGLEDLLNLEYRLGIIFMFIAIFGWAFGTVFSKKMNHQPQNISLNLFYQFSFAGIVQIIFGFLFSDQINFGMWSYKSIFATVYLAIFGSVIAFFAFHFALKKITPTQISILSYVNTIIAIFLGWLILSEPISLTFIMATVLIICGVFITNYKPGMFKKA from the coding sequence ATGTTCAAAGATCCCAAATTAGTTTTCGCCATCATCACCGTAGCTTTAGTTTGGGGCACGACTTTCCTAGGAATTAGAGTTGCGGTAGAAACAATTCCACCTTGGTTTGTAGCTGGAATTCGTCAGTTTTTAGCCGGAATTATTTTGTTGATTATTCTTCTCTTTTCCAAAAAACTAAAATGGATTGGCTGGAAAAATTTTCGGAATCAAATCATCCTCGCTTCTTTAATGTTGGTCGTTGCGAACGGAATGACAACGGTTGCAGAAAAAAGTTTAACAAGCAGCTTAGCCTCTCTAATCAGTTCAACTTCTCCGCTTCTCGTTTTTATATTGAGTATCATATTCAGCATGCAAAAATTCAGCATTCGCGGTTTAATAGGAGTTTTGATTGGTTTTTCGGGGATTTTATTAATTTTCAAAGATGGTTTAGAAGATCTCCTCAATTTGGAATACCGACTGGGAATCATTTTCATGTTCATCGCGATTTTCGGTTGGGCTTTCGGTACCGTCTTTAGTAAAAAAATGAATCATCAACCTCAAAACATTTCCTTAAATCTCTTTTACCAATTCAGTTTTGCCGGAATTGTTCAGATTATTTTCGGATTTCTATTTTCGGACCAAATTAACTTTGGGATGTGGAGTTACAAAAGCATTTTCGCAACCGTTTACTTGGCCATCTTCGGGTCTGTTATAGCGTTTTTCGCGTTTCATTTCGCACTGAAAAAAATTACTCCGACCCAGATTTCTATCCTTTCTTACGTGAATACCATTATTGCGATTTTCCTGGGTTGGCTTATTCTCAGTGAACCTATTTCACTCACTTTTATCATGGCGACCGTTTTAATTATCTGCGGTGTTTTCATCACGAATTACAAACCAGGAATGTTTAAAAAAGCTTAA
- a CDS encoding ABC transporter substrate-binding protein, whose protein sequence is MKIISLVPSITETLFDFGLTADEVIGRTKFCIHPSDLVKSVEVIGGTKNLNIDKIKLLNPDLIIANKEENEKIQVEELMKDFKVWVTVIETLEDNQDFISELGNLLNKEDLALDFNQKITSVFNDVKVSEPKKVAYLIWKNPYMTVGSDTFINKILGKLDFENLFKNRTRYPEVSVEELKEADLIFLSSEPFPFQQKHIDELQRELPNKEIILVDGEAFSWFGTHLMKVGNYLKYLSLQY, encoded by the coding sequence ATGAAAATCATTTCGCTGGTTCCCAGCATTACCGAAACGCTTTTTGATTTTGGCTTAACTGCTGATGAAGTTATTGGCAGAACCAAATTTTGTATTCATCCATCAGATTTAGTGAAAAGCGTTGAAGTTATTGGTGGAACTAAAAATTTGAATATTGATAAAATCAAATTATTGAATCCTGATTTAATCATCGCCAATAAAGAAGAAAACGAAAAAATTCAGGTTGAAGAATTAATGAAAGATTTTAAAGTTTGGGTCACCGTTATCGAAACTTTAGAAGATAATCAAGATTTCATTTCTGAGCTTGGAAACCTTTTAAATAAAGAAGATTTAGCATTAGATTTTAATCAGAAAATTACTTCTGTTTTTAATGATGTTAAAGTTTCTGAACCAAAGAAAGTGGCCTATTTAATTTGGAAAAATCCTTATATGACGGTTGGGTCTGATACTTTTATCAATAAAATTTTAGGGAAACTGGACTTTGAAAATTTATTCAAGAATAGAACAAGATATCCCGAAGTTTCAGTAGAAGAATTGAAAGAGGCTGATTTGATTTTTCTCTCCTCAGAACCTTTTCCTTTTCAACAAAAACATATTGACGAACTTCAAAGAGAACTTCCGAATAAAGAGATCATCCTAGTTGATGGCGAAGCTTTTTCTTGGTTTGGTACGCACTTAATGAAAGTTGGTAATTATCTGAAATACTTGTCTTTACAATATTAA
- the mgtE gene encoding magnesium transporter, with protein METQELIFNPQDIAETLSQLKADERLLAFLKVPKQYKADVFSHLDPDFQEETIRGIGSEEVSEILNAMSPDDRTALLEDFPDELIRYSINHLNPQERRIALKLLGYHVDSIARLMTPYYIQIRKEWTVKRCFQQIKKVGKKVETMNHLYVVDERNRLVDDIAIGSLLLAEEDTLISEITDNHFVAITTTTTKEDAVTYFEKYDRSALPIVTDSGVLVGIVTIDDILDQIEAQNTEDIQKFGGVDALDMPYTQTSWTEMIKKRGTWLVILFFSEMLTASAMGFFEHEIEKAVVLALFVPLIISSGGNSGSQAATLIIRAMALQEIGLKDWWYVMRKEIVSGVFLGGILGIIGFIRIMIWQETGLYDYGEHWIYIAFSIAVSLLLIILWGTLSGSMIPFVLKKFKLDPATSSAPFVATLVDVTGLIIYFTVAGMFLAGKLL; from the coding sequence TTGGAAACTCAGGAACTCATATTTAATCCTCAAGATATTGCAGAAACGCTCAGCCAACTTAAAGCTGATGAGCGTCTTTTGGCATTTCTAAAGGTTCCTAAGCAGTACAAGGCGGATGTATTCTCCCACTTAGATCCAGATTTTCAGGAAGAAACCATTCGTGGAATTGGTAGTGAGGAGGTTTCTGAGATTCTGAATGCAATGAGTCCAGATGATAGAACGGCGCTTTTAGAGGACTTTCCTGATGAACTGATTCGGTATTCCATCAATCATCTTAATCCACAAGAAAGAAGAATTGCACTGAAACTTTTGGGTTATCACGTCGATTCTATTGCGCGTTTGATGACGCCGTATTATATTCAGATTCGTAAAGAATGGACCGTTAAAAGATGTTTTCAACAAATTAAAAAAGTCGGAAAAAAGGTAGAAACCATGAACCATCTTTATGTGGTTGATGAAAGAAACCGCCTGGTCGACGATATCGCAATCGGTTCCTTATTACTTGCAGAAGAAGATACTTTGATTTCAGAAATCACTGATAATCATTTTGTTGCGATTACAACAACCACTACGAAAGAAGATGCGGTAACCTATTTCGAAAAGTATGACCGATCTGCTTTGCCTATCGTAACTGATAGCGGAGTTTTGGTTGGTATCGTAACGATCGATGATATTTTGGACCAGATTGAAGCACAAAACACCGAAGATATTCAGAAATTCGGGGGTGTTGATGCGTTGGATATGCCGTATACGCAAACTTCCTGGACAGAGATGATTAAGAAGAGAGGAACCTGGTTGGTGATTCTTTTCTTTTCAGAAATGTTAACGGCCTCGGCGATGGGATTCTTCGAACATGAAATTGAAAAAGCAGTCGTGCTTGCCTTATTTGTTCCGTTGATTATTTCCAGTGGAGGTAACTCCGGTTCTCAAGCGGCAACGTTGATTATTCGTGCCATGGCACTGCAGGAAATCGGTCTGAAAGATTGGTGGTATGTTATGCGGAAAGAAATTGTCTCCGGAGTTTTTCTGGGTGGAATTTTGGGAATCATCGGTTTTATCAGAATCATGATTTGGCAAGAAACAGGTTTGTATGATTACGGCGAGCACTGGATTTATATCGCGTTCAGTATTGCGGTTTCCCTTTTATTAATCATCCTTTGGGGAACACTTTCGGGTTCAATGATTCCTTTTGTTTTAAAGAAATTTAAGCTGGATCCAGCAACTTCTTCAGCACCTTTTGTAGCCACATTAGTCGATGTTACTGGTTTGATTATATACTTCACCGTCGCCGGAATGTTCCTGGCAGGTAAACTTCTTTAA
- a CDS encoding NUDIX hydrolase produces the protein MKTFGRDLLTKIQQATLHGEAAHEIYSPPYRPLYSYDEILTKNPKFAAVNILLYLKDNEWYLPLIVRSENERDRHSGQISLPGGKKEDFDPNFGATAKRETSEEVGIDEHYIRIIRELSPIYIPPSNFYVKAFVSYTKKNPEFILQETEAVELIEFPISSILNLANEPEMRVLPSSRGVKVPVIDFNGYIIWGATSMILSEFSQLLKNL, from the coding sequence ATGAAAACCTTTGGCAGAGATTTACTCACAAAAATACAACAGGCAACACTTCACGGTGAAGCCGCCCACGAAATTTATTCCCCACCTTATCGACCACTTTATTCTTACGACGAAATTTTAACTAAAAATCCAAAATTCGCCGCGGTCAATATTCTATTATATTTAAAGGATAATGAATGGTATTTGCCACTCATCGTTCGCAGCGAAAATGAACGCGACCGACACAGCGGACAAATTTCTTTACCAGGTGGAAAAAAAGAAGATTTCGATCCTAATTTTGGAGCAACTGCCAAACGCGAAACTTCGGAAGAAGTAGGAATCGATGAACATTATATTAGAATCATCCGAGAACTTTCGCCAATTTACATCCCGCCGAGCAACTTTTACGTGAAAGCGTTCGTTTCCTACACCAAGAAAAATCCTGAATTTATTCTTCAGGAAACCGAAGCAGTTGAGTTGATTGAATTCCCAATTTCCTCTATTTTAAATTTGGCTAACGAACCTGAAATGAGAGTTTTACCAAGTTCCCGTGGCGTAAAAGTTCCGGTAATCGATTTCAACGGCTATATCATTTGGGGCGCGACTTCGATGATATTAAGCGAGTTTAGTCAGTTATTGAAAAATTTGTAA
- a CDS encoding lysophospholipid acyltransferase family protein, whose product MAKKNIFTDAFGNLYFLKRLIIFILGMVSYRRFNGFNKLKISGTENLVDLPDSNVLFVSNHQTYFADVAAMYQAFCAVNNGYLNSIKNPIYLLNPKVDIYYVAAEETMNKGFMTKVFKLAGAVTVKRTWRAEGHNVNRMVDLTEVENIMKALDNGWVITFPQGTTSAFAQGRKGTAKLVKNQKPIVIPIKINGFRRAFDKKGLRVKVTGCKPTMEFKPALDIDYEKDDARVIMHKIMVAIEQTEDFNVLHEYDEELKAQKTEVKN is encoded by the coding sequence ATGGCCAAGAAAAATATTTTCACGGATGCCTTTGGTAATCTGTATTTCCTGAAAAGATTGATTATTTTCATCTTAGGAATGGTTTCCTACAGACGGTTCAATGGATTTAATAAATTGAAGATTTCCGGTACCGAAAACTTAGTTGACCTCCCGGATTCCAATGTGCTTTTCGTCTCCAATCATCAAACGTATTTCGCTGATGTTGCGGCGATGTATCAGGCTTTTTGTGCGGTAAACAATGGTTATTTAAATTCAATTAAAAATCCAATTTATCTCTTAAATCCAAAAGTTGATATTTATTATGTTGCGGCTGAAGAAACCATGAACAAAGGTTTCATGACGAAGGTTTTCAAGTTGGCCGGCGCCGTTACTGTAAAAAGAACTTGGCGAGCAGAAGGTCACAACGTGAACAGAATGGTGGATTTAACGGAAGTTGAAAACATTATGAAAGCACTCGACAATGGTTGGGTGATTACCTTTCCTCAAGGAACAACTTCCGCCTTTGCACAAGGTAGAAAAGGAACGGCGAAATTGGTTAAGAATCAGAAGCCAATTGTAATTCCGATAAAAATTAATGGTTTCCGTCGCGCTTTTGATAAAAAAGGTTTGCGGGTGAAAGTAACTGGCTGTAAACCAACAATGGAATTCAAACCTGCGCTGGACATTGATTACGAGAAAGATGACGCTCGTGTTATCATGCACAAAATCATGGTTGCTATAGAACAAACCGAGGATTTTAATGTCCTTCATGAATATGATGAAGAGCTTAAAGCACAGAAAACCGAAGTTAAAAATTAA
- a CDS encoding homogentisate 1,2-dioxygenase, whose product MSYQQSGKIPPKRHTVFKSQDDQFYYEQLFGTEGFHGISSLLYHIHRPTQIKSISEPKDVSPKIAVNKNVTPRMFKGMNVTPENDFIDSRKILLVNNDLKLGLAKPKKSTDYFYKNAECDELLFIHEGSGTLKTFLGNLDFSYGDYLIIPRGTIYSIEFKDEKNTLLFIESHSPINTPKRYRNEFGQMLEHSPFCERDMIAPTFVEPIDEKGDFLIKVKKEDQIWDFIYATHPFDVVGWDGYFYPYKFNIKNFEPITGRVHLPPPIHQNFEAHNFVVCSFVARMYDYHPQAIPAPYNHSNIDSDEVLFYTEGDFMSRNHIDLMDFTLHPGGIVHGPHPGAMERSIGKKSTEEFAVMVDPFRPFKITEEAMKVEDPSYKTSWLEDEDHSLKDRSQE is encoded by the coding sequence ATGAGTTATCAGCAATCCGGAAAAATCCCACCAAAAAGACATACTGTTTTCAAATCACAGGATGATCAATTTTATTACGAGCAACTTTTCGGTACCGAAGGATTTCATGGTATTTCATCGCTCTTATATCACATCCATCGGCCAACGCAGATTAAATCAATCAGCGAACCGAAAGATGTTTCGCCAAAAATTGCGGTTAATAAAAACGTAACGCCACGAATGTTCAAAGGAATGAACGTAACTCCGGAGAACGATTTTATAGATAGTCGCAAAATTTTATTGGTTAACAACGACTTAAAGTTAGGCCTTGCAAAACCTAAAAAATCAACCGATTATTTTTATAAAAATGCTGAATGCGACGAACTTCTTTTCATCCATGAAGGAAGCGGAACACTGAAAACATTCCTCGGAAACCTTGATTTTTCTTACGGTGATTATCTCATTATTCCGAGAGGAACCATCTACTCCATAGAATTTAAAGACGAAAAAAATACGCTTCTTTTTATAGAAAGCCACTCTCCTATTAATACTCCGAAACGCTACAGAAATGAGTTTGGCCAAATGCTGGAACATTCTCCATTTTGCGAACGAGATATGATTGCTCCCACTTTTGTGGAACCTATCGATGAGAAAGGAGACTTTTTAATTAAAGTAAAAAAAGAAGATCAAATCTGGGATTTCATTTACGCCACGCATCCATTTGATGTCGTTGGTTGGGATGGTTATTTCTATCCTTATAAATTTAATATCAAAAACTTCGAGCCGATTACAGGACGCGTTCATTTACCGCCGCCGATTCATCAAAATTTCGAAGCACATAACTTCGTAGTTTGTTCGTTTGTAGCGAGAATGTACGATTATCATCCACAAGCGATTCCGGCACCTTATAATCATTCCAACATCGATTCTGATGAAGTTCTCTTTTATACCGAAGGTGATTTTATGAGCCGAAACCATATCGATTTAATGGATTTCACGCTTCATCCAGGCGGAATTGTTCACGGACCACACCCTGGCGCAATGGAACGCAGCATTGGTAAAAAATCTACGGAAGAATTTGCCGTGATGGTCGATCCTTTCAGACCTTTTAAAATTACCGAGGAAGCGATGAAAGTCGAAGATCCTTCTTATAAAACTTCTTGGCTGGAAGATGAAGATCATTCATTGAAAGATCGCAGTCAAGAGTAA
- a CDS encoding acetyl-CoA hydrolase/transferase family protein, whose protein sequence is MIQYVSAEDAISLIKSGDRIFSHGSACTPNLLITELANQSSRLRDVEFVSITQQGNVEVAKPQYKDSFYINSLFVSTPVREAVNSDRGDFVPVFLSEIPILFKRGMLPLDVAMITVSPPDIHGYCTLGTSIDVARSAVDTAKIIIAQVNPRMPRTHGDGMIHYSKIDKMVWHEEELLTVDYGAKVGADEMLIGKNVAELIDDRSTLQMGIGTIPDAVLKCLHNHKDLGVHTEMISDGIVDLVANDIITNKYKGTHCNRTITSFAFGTRKLYDYIDDNPSFEFMDVEHVNYPINIMKNQKMVAINSAIEIDLTGQVCADSIGTYQFSGIGGQMDFMRGAALSDGGKPIIAISSRTRKGIPRIAPFLKQGAGVVTTRGHIHYVVTEYGVAYLYGKNLRQRAKALIEIAHPDDREMLDAAAFERFKVLV, encoded by the coding sequence ATGATTCAGTATGTCAGTGCAGAAGATGCAATTTCATTAATAAAAAGTGGCGACCGGATTTTTTCTCACGGAAGCGCATGTACTCCAAATCTATTGATTACCGAATTGGCCAATCAATCGTCTCGTTTAAGAGATGTAGAATTCGTTTCGATTACGCAGCAGGGAAATGTAGAAGTTGCCAAACCTCAATATAAAGACAGTTTCTATATCAACTCCTTATTCGTTTCTACGCCGGTAAGAGAAGCAGTAAATTCTGATCGTGGAGATTTCGTACCTGTTTTCTTAAGTGAAATTCCAATTTTATTTAAAAGAGGAATGCTTCCACTTGACGTAGCAATGATTACCGTTTCTCCACCTGATATTCATGGATATTGCACATTGGGAACCTCTATCGACGTAGCAAGAAGTGCGGTAGATACTGCAAAAATAATTATTGCACAGGTTAATCCAAGAATGCCGAGAACTCATGGTGATGGAATGATTCATTATTCTAAAATCGATAAAATGGTTTGGCATGAAGAAGAACTATTGACCGTTGATTACGGCGCAAAAGTCGGTGCCGACGAAATGCTGATCGGTAAAAATGTTGCAGAATTGATCGACGACCGATCTACTTTACAAATGGGAATCGGAACCATTCCGGATGCGGTTTTAAAATGCCTTCACAATCACAAAGATTTAGGAGTTCATACCGAAATGATCAGCGACGGAATTGTAGATTTGGTAGCAAATGACATTATAACTAATAAATACAAAGGAACTCATTGCAACAGAACGATTACCAGTTTCGCCTTTGGAACAAGAAAATTGTATGACTACATTGATGATAATCCATCTTTCGAATTTATGGATGTAGAACATGTGAACTATCCGATTAATATCATGAAAAATCAAAAAATGGTCGCGATTAACTCCGCCATTGAAATTGATTTAACAGGACAGGTTTGCGCAGATTCTATCGGAACTTATCAATTTAGTGGAATTGGTGGTCAAATGGATTTCATGCGTGGTGCTGCACTTTCTGACGGTGGAAAACCCATCATCGCAATTTCTTCAAGAACCAGAAAAGGAATTCCTAGAATTGCCCCTTTCTTAAAACAAGGAGCCGGCGTGGTGACTACAAGAGGACATATTCATTATGTAGTTACAGAATATGGTGTTGCGTACTTATATGGTAAAAATTTACGTCAAAGAGCAAAAGCGCTTATTGAAATCGCACATCCTGATGATAGAGAAATGCTGGATGCAGCAGCCTTTGAGAGATTTAAAGTATTGGTTTAA
- the hppD gene encoding 4-hydroxyphenylpyruvate dioxygenase translates to MSTLTFAEKIAQAENFLPINGTDYIEFYVGNAKQAAHFYKTAFGFQSLAYAGPETGIRDRASYVLQQGKIRLVLTSGLNSDSPICEHQKKHGDGVKVLALWVDDAYSAFEETTKRGAKPYLEPTTLTDKNGEVRMSGVYTYGETIHMFVERKNYTGEFMPGYQKWESDYNPSDVGLLYVDHCVGNVGWERMIPVVKWYEEVMGFVNILSFDDKQINTEYSALMSKVMSNGNGFAKFPINEPAEGKKKSQVEEYLDYYEEEGVQHIAVATKDIIKTVMELKSRGVEFLSAPPEAYYDMVPERVGHIDEDLKRLQDLGILIDHDEEGYLLQIFTKPVEDRPTLFFEIIERHGAQSFGAGNFKALFEALEREQEKRGNL, encoded by the coding sequence ATGTCAACACTTACATTTGCAGAAAAAATTGCTCAGGCTGAAAATTTCTTACCGATTAACGGAACAGATTATATCGAATTTTATGTCGGAAATGCCAAACAGGCAGCTCATTTCTACAAAACTGCTTTCGGTTTTCAATCGTTAGCTTATGCAGGACCCGAAACCGGAATTCGAGACAGAGCATCTTATGTTTTGCAACAGGGAAAAATTCGTTTGGTATTAACTTCGGGATTAAATTCTGATTCCCCGATTTGTGAACATCAAAAAAAGCATGGCGACGGTGTGAAAGTTCTTGCTCTTTGGGTAGATGATGCTTATTCTGCTTTTGAAGAAACAACTAAAAGAGGTGCAAAACCTTATCTGGAACCAACTACTTTAACCGATAAAAATGGCGAAGTAAGAATGTCTGGTGTCTATACTTATGGTGAAACCATACACATGTTCGTTGAACGTAAAAATTACACTGGTGAATTTATGCCGGGCTACCAAAAATGGGAAAGTGATTATAATCCATCAGATGTAGGTCTTCTTTATGTAGATCACTGCGTTGGTAATGTTGGTTGGGAAAGAATGATTCCTGTCGTAAAATGGTATGAAGAGGTGATGGGATTTGTAAACATCCTAAGTTTTGATGACAAACAAATCAACACTGAATATTCTGCACTGATGTCTAAAGTGATGAGCAACGGAAACGGTTTTGCAAAATTCCCTATCAATGAACCAGCTGAAGGCAAGAAAAAATCTCAGGTTGAAGAATATTTAGATTATTACGAAGAAGAAGGTGTCCAACATATTGCAGTCGCAACAAAAGATATTATAAAAACAGTTATGGAACTGAAATCTCGAGGAGTAGAATTTCTTTCAGCTCCACCTGAAGCCTATTACGATATGGTTCCCGAAAGAGTTGGCCACATTGATGAAGATTTAAAAAGATTGCAAGATCTGGGAATTTTAATCGATCATGATGAAGAAGGTTATTTGCTTCAAATATTTACCAAACCAGTTGAAGATCGTCCTACTCTATTCTTCGAAATTATCGAAAGACATGGCGCACAAAGTTTTGGAGCTGGAAATTTCAAAGCGTTATTTGAAGCATTAGAAAGAGAACAGGAAAAAAGAGGTAATCTTTAA